In Apteryx mantelli isolate bAptMan1 chromosome 8, bAptMan1.hap1, whole genome shotgun sequence, the genomic window TAAAAGTGTCTGTTCAATTAATGTCTAATAAAATAATCATCAAGTCCCACTTGATAACAGAGCAAACAGACAAGGATTAATATTTTTGATAAGTTATCTTACTAGTAATAATAAGAAGAGTCAATTGGAATCCTTTCTAGTTTACCTACCACTAGCTTTGTTATTCTAAAATCTAGAAATACTAAGTGAATCAACAGATATAAAGATCAACAAAATTCCCACAAAATCACAGCTGCTTCAGGTTCAGAATCTTACCTTTTTCAACACACTGTTCAAAATCTACCGGTTCTTTAGATACGCTTCTTTCAATCCTTAAAGTCCGCACTAAAACATACATACATTTCAAGTATCAATATGGATTTTGATTCTTTATTGACAATGATCTTTATTGTACcgattttcatcttcaaagcattttAGCAGCATTAACTAATTCATTCTCCCACTAACTTAGGGGTTAAGGCTAATATAACCATCATCCACATTTTCCAGGTTGGGCAAACAAagaaagttttcatttcttttgcttaGCATCTGCTAGCGATCAAACTCCTGACTCCTTGCTCTGATCTCGTAACGCTCCTTTCTGTCTTGCAGATCacatttttcctatttaaaaatctaaaattaaCAGAGTTCTGTTCTATGGAATTAAAGAatcaaaacattcaaaataaataaataaataatttaaacagtAAGTATTGTAGTCCAGTTCATTACATTAGCTTAACCACCACCGTGTTCCAGCACATTTAGTGATAAACTCAAGACAAAGGTATAATAATAACACAATAAACAAGCATGGGCGGGGTAGATTTGCCATCTTCTTCTTCATATATTTATGAAAAACTTTGgactggtgggggggggggggctacagTTTTGTTAAGCTGGATCTTTACAAATTTGTTCAAAACGATTACTTACGGCATGTGACACAATTGTGAGAAATTAAATGCATGGAGAGACACACGCGTGCTTTAATACTGCAGTATATGAATTCTTACCTAAATAACACTGAATTGTGACTTTGCTGATTTTTACACGCATAGGAAAACCAATAATGAATTCCTGTGGGAACATTCCCGTCGTTGTCCAAAAGGTTTCTGAACTTCTGCGGAGGAAACAAAAGCACAACCTGCAGTTTTTCCTTCATAACTTCCTTgacagatatattaaaaaaaagaaaaaaaaagagagagagaaatatttaaaataacccCCCCGCGCAAAGCCAGCCCGGTTTAGCCGCcgtcccccccgcgccgccccgcggccggctCTCACCCGTCCGCCATGTTCTCGGGGGGGTAGTTCTCGTCGCTGGAGGTGGCCAGGACGACGGCAGCCCCCGCCGAGCTCAGGCACCAGTCCGCGGCCTTCATcgccgccgggctgcggggcggaggggggggaggaggaggaggaggaggaggaggccgcggCCGCCGTCACCGCCAGGAGAGGGCGCGGCGCCGCCGTTGCCAGGCAACCGCCCCGGCCGGAGCAACCCGCACACGCGtccgcccgcgccgcgcgcccccgcgcTCCGTTCCGTCCCGGAACGTTTGTCACGGCGGCGGGGACGACGGCGCGAACGGCTCCCCGCCACGCGTCCCGGCTCGTCCCTCATCCCCGCTGCCCGTCACTCGTCCCCGCTGCCCGTcctgcccccaggccccccagCTCCGCCGCCTCCCCCCAGCGCAGCTCCGCCAGCATGCCTGGAGCCATCTCCCAGCATCACCCCCGCAGCACCCCCGCGCCAGAGACATCCCGGCCCCGAGCCGCGCCCCCCCGCTGCCACCGGCACCCCCGGCCCCGAGCCACGCCCCCCGGGGCCCGGGCcccgcccgccgctcccggcagcccccgcgcggccccgccccgcgcccggcgctgcgggcaggcggcgccgcccccccccggccccggcggcagctgagccgggcgcgcggcgcggcgcggcggcccctccTGGGGCAGGtaggtggcggcggcagcggcggccccccGAGCGGGCActcgcggcccgcggcggcggagcggggccgggccgatcCCTGGTGCCCCTggggcggcaccgctgccctCCACGCGCGGGTGCAGGGCCCGAGCCgccccccggcacggcacggcacggccctcCGACCGCCGGCAGGGCCCCGGCCCCTGCGGCCCGGGCAGGGCCAGATCCCTCCTGCCCCCTCAGCTCCCCCCCGGGCAGGGCCAAATCCCTCCTGCCCCCTCAGCTCCCCCCCCGGGCAGGGCCAAatccctcctgccctcccagcccagccccccccccccgggcaggaccagatccctcctgcccccccagcccagcccagccccccccccgggcaggaccagatccctcctgccccccccagcccctccccccccgagCAGGACCAGATCCCTgctgcccccccagcccagcccccccccgggcaggaccagatccctcctgccctccccagctccccccggGCAGGACcagatccctcctccccccccccccttcccaggcaggaccagatccctcctgccccccccagcccctccccccAGGCAGGACCAGATCCCTCCTGTGCCCCCGTGGGCAGAACCAGACCCCCACCCTTCCACCCCTTGGGCAGAACCAgatccctcctctctcccctccccccccgggcaGGACCAGCCCAGCCCCCCCCGAGCAGGACCAGATCCCTgctgcccccccagcccagcccccccCGAGCAGGACCagatccctcctgcccccccaagcccctcccCCCAGGCAGGACCAGATCCCTCCTGTGCCCCCGTGGGCAGAACCAGACCCCCACCCTTCCTCCCCTTGGGCAGAACCAgatccctcctctccccccctccccccccgggcaGGACCAgatccctcctgcccccctgTGCAGGGCCCGATCCCTGCCGCCCTTCCCCCCGGGCAGGACCTgaccccatccctgccccccggccggggccgccggtggggggcgggtgggggggggcacggcACAAACCGCAGCCGCCCCAAgcaggcgccggccccgcccgcaCTGGGTGGGGAGGGGGCACCAGGAGCCAGGCCTGCGGGGGAACCCCCAGCAGGCCCCAGTGCCCGCTGCGGTCGGCCAttagccctcctcctcctcctcctcctccccccccacgcTCGCAGCGGGCAGCACAGCCAGGGCCACGCTGGGGggcctgcccccccccaaccccccgggTCCCCCCGGTGCCGGGGCAGCCTGGCGGCACGGCGCCCGTCGCGGGCACCGGGCACCGAGCGGCagggccctgcccgccccgcgcggTCGGAGGGCGGGTAGCGCGCAGCCGTGCTGCCCGCAGCCTGGCCTCCCTCGCGCCGcagggctgcgtgactgcccgcccgcccgcagcgcgTCCGGGAGGCCTGCCCGCGTTGGGGCTCTCTCCCGAGCTTGCCGCTTTGGGGCTGCTCTTCACCTGCGCGCCGGTTTGTTTTTGCAGACCTGGACGAGGGGAATGTCTTACTGCCTCCACTCAGAACGCCATTTGGATGCTGGGCCGATATACGTGCGTGAAAACGGGAAGCTGCACGTGGTAAATCAGGGTGCAGGCAACACGCAGAATGTCACCCCCAAACCAAGATCTTTTAGGCTGTTTTCCAGAGGATTCTCTGTGGAGCTTTGCATGAACAGGGAGGACGATAGGGCAAGGAGGCAGAGGACTGATCATTTCATCTTCACATACACTAAGGAGGGGAACCTCCGATACTCTGCCAAGTCTCTCTTCAGTCTAGTGCTGGGTTATATTTCTGACAACGTGGATCACATTGACTCATTGATTGGTTTCCCAGAGCAGATTGCTGAAAAACTATTTTCAGCTGCAGAAGCAAGACAAAAGTTCACGGAACCAGTTACAGGACTGAGAGCGCTACAAAAGTTTACGGAAGCGTATGGCAACCTGGTGCTATGCTCATTATGTTTGCGGAATAGGTAAGTGCATCCAGTAACAAACACCAGCATCTGCTAGTGCTCTTTGCAAGCATGCTTAAGGTTTCCCTGAAATGATTTTtctcta contains:
- the IFT25 gene encoding intraflagellar transport protein 25 homolog, with amino-acid sequence MKAADWCLSSAGAAVVLATSSDENYPPENMADGSSETFWTTTGMFPQEFIIGFPMRVKISKVTIQCYLVRTLRIERSVSKEPVDFEQCVEKDLQYTEGELQTEEFPLPDFQATYLRFIIKSAFDHFVSVHRVMAEGIAENT